The Streptococcus oralis DNA window ACTTCAGACTGAGGAATCATTTCCAATTCAGTCACTTGGAATTCTTCGATGCCAGACTCACGAAGGGCAACGATAGCCTTGTGGAGATCTGTTGGAGCTGTGTAAACCGTGATTGTTCCTTCTTCTGCTTCTACATCGTCCACATCCACATCTGCTTCTAGCAATTGCTCAAAGACTGCATCAGCGTCCTCACCTGCAAATACAATCACACCCTTGTTGTCAAAGAGGTATGAAACCGAACCTGAAGCACCCATGTTTCCGCCGTTTTTACCAAAGGCAGCACGGACATTAGCTGCGGTACGGTTGACGTTTGAAGTCAAGGTATCCACAATCAACATAGAACCATTTGGTCCAAAACCTTCGTAACGTCCTTCTGTAAAGGTTTCGTCTGTGTTTCCTTTTGCTTTATCAATCGCTTTATCGAT harbors:
- a CDS encoding YebC/PmpR family DNA-binding transcriptional regulator produces the protein MGRKWANIVAKKTAKDGANSKVYAKFGVEIYVAAKKGDPDPESNTALKFVIDRAKQAQVPKHVIDKAIDKAKGNTDETFTEGRYEGFGPNGSMLIVDTLTSNVNRTAANVRAAFGKNGGNMGASGSVSYLFDNKGVIVFAGEDADAVFEQLLEADVDVDDVEAEEGTITVYTAPTDLHKAIVALRESGIEEFQVTELEMIPQSEVELSGEDLETFEKLYSVLEDDEDVQKIYTNVDGF